The following coding sequences are from one Natrarchaeobaculum sulfurireducens window:
- a CDS encoding DNA cytosine methyltransferase, which translates to MLETSAFLGTQEYQQPDDIRARIGYSDPPTHVSLFSGIGGFDLGFDRAGFKTLAAVEADKEAAKTYRTNLIEGEHLEQDEPPVLMERDVRKVSTWEILEAAGVGVGQLTAVSGGPPCQGFSHIGKREEDDPRNELYVEMVRIVHQAKPVTFVMENVPGLATMKDGKAIIEVAESFASGGYHVTWDVVDAADYGVPQHRKRVIMIGKRIDVMGMPKQGNPQLHIGAKPGTIDHPEFFRDRHDLNEPDQATLDAFDNDPETIDEMIEQLIQEGVV; encoded by the coding sequence ATGCTCGAGACAAGTGCGTTCCTCGGGACGCAGGAGTATCAACAGCCGGATGATATTCGAGCTCGGATCGGCTACTCAGACCCGCCGACGCACGTCTCGCTATTCAGTGGGATCGGTGGCTTCGATCTCGGCTTCGATCGGGCAGGATTCAAAACGCTCGCTGCAGTCGAGGCGGACAAAGAAGCCGCCAAGACATACCGGACCAACTTGATCGAGGGCGAGCACCTCGAGCAGGATGAGCCGCCAGTTCTGATGGAACGCGACGTCCGGAAGGTGTCGACATGGGAGATCCTCGAAGCGGCTGGCGTTGGTGTCGGCCAGCTTACCGCGGTCTCCGGCGGGCCACCGTGCCAGGGCTTCAGCCACATCGGCAAGCGCGAAGAAGACGACCCGCGCAACGAACTCTACGTCGAGATGGTACGAATCGTCCATCAGGCGAAGCCGGTCACGTTCGTGATGGAGAACGTCCCCGGCCTGGCGACGATGAAGGACGGAAAAGCCATCATAGAGGTCGCCGAGTCCTTCGCATCCGGAGGGTACCACGTCACCTGGGACGTCGTCGACGCCGCTGACTATGGCGTTCCCCAACATCGAAAGCGCGTGATCATGATCGGCAAGCGCATCGACGTGATGGGGATGCCCAAGCAGGGAAATCCACAGCTGCACATTGGTGCGAAGCCGGGTACGATCGACCATCCGGAGTTCTTCCGAGATCGTCACGATCTCAATGAGCCCGACCAGGCGACACTCGACGCCTTCGACAACGACCCTGAGACGATAGACGAGATGATTGAGCAACTCATTCAGGAGGGGGTGGTCTGA
- a CDS encoding minichromosome maintenance protein MCM, translating to MSQPQPQTEPLVDRLSTKFYRRYYKEDIQQLAQRYPNEQRSLEVDWADVYKFDPNVADDVLENPEQMRRYFEEALRLFDLAIDISLGNAHVRIYNLPEEYTHYPGEFSPSEHLGAYRSIRGEITKTSDVYPKIEEAAFECKLCGTLTRVPQSDGHFQEPHECQGCERQGPFQVNFDQSEFVDAQKLRIKVPPELADGAGQKIDAYVEDDIAGDVTVGDRVRVSGIIRFEQESKGSQKQPKFDEYLEGYHIEIEHTEQQDLDVTAEERRRITALANGEEGDPFDVAVQSLSQKVFGYEVEKKALILSMVSGQQIEYADGDTDRANVHVLLIGDPGTGKSKLIDRCEDVGWRTVGVSSRRASGPGLTVTAEQDDFGDGDWSLKAGALVRGNGGTVCIDELDDMDPDTRSFLLEPMSKQKINVEIAGEHATFRTEASVMAAGNPEHGRFNPYEPIAEQFDFRSDLLSRFDLIFTVQDEPDADDDLELADHILDVRDDAKRDADNNHDERPADAAADDPIVDADLFRKWIALAKQRPNPPFESPEVKAQLRDSFLEIRRLYDVRDNSPIPVTMRDLEALARIAEAAAKFELSDVITERHARIATELAGRSMQDVGKNEDGEYDADIVEVGQSKSQKDRINSLATAINDLESEHSYDNGVPRETVIKRVEEMGGSWSSERLHSDMDKMLEDGVAIQPKTDHIRYLGRA from the coding sequence ATGTCACAACCCCAACCGCAAACCGAACCGCTCGTTGATCGCCTCTCGACGAAATTCTATCGTCGATACTACAAAGAGGACATCCAGCAACTCGCCCAACGCTACCCCAACGAACAACGCTCTCTCGAGGTCGACTGGGCGGACGTCTACAAGTTCGATCCGAACGTCGCCGATGACGTCCTCGAGAATCCCGAACAGATGCGTCGGTATTTCGAGGAAGCACTCCGGCTGTTCGACCTCGCGATCGACATCTCGCTCGGGAACGCACACGTACGTATCTACAACCTCCCCGAGGAGTACACGCACTACCCAGGCGAGTTCTCCCCATCCGAACATCTCGGTGCCTACCGGTCGATCCGCGGGGAGATCACGAAGACCTCAGACGTCTACCCGAAGATCGAGGAAGCGGCGTTCGAGTGTAAGCTCTGTGGGACGCTCACCCGCGTTCCCCAATCGGACGGCCACTTCCAGGAGCCCCACGAGTGCCAGGGCTGTGAGCGACAAGGCCCCTTCCAGGTCAACTTCGACCAGTCGGAGTTCGTCGACGCACAGAAACTCCGCATCAAGGTCCCGCCGGAGCTCGCCGACGGCGCCGGCCAGAAGATCGACGCCTACGTCGAAGACGACATCGCCGGTGACGTCACCGTGGGCGATCGCGTCCGCGTGTCGGGGATCATCCGATTCGAGCAAGAGAGCAAGGGCTCACAAAAGCAGCCGAAGTTCGACGAGTACCTCGAGGGCTACCACATCGAGATCGAGCACACCGAACAACAGGACCTCGATGTCACCGCCGAGGAACGCCGTCGGATCACGGCCCTCGCGAACGGTGAAGAGGGCGACCCGTTCGACGTCGCGGTCCAGTCACTCTCACAGAAGGTGTTCGGATACGAGGTCGAAAAGAAGGCGCTGATCCTGTCGATGGTCTCGGGCCAGCAGATCGAGTACGCTGACGGCGACACCGATCGGGCGAACGTCCACGTCCTCCTGATTGGCGACCCCGGAACCGGGAAGTCGAAGCTCATCGATCGCTGCGAAGACGTCGGTTGGCGAACGGTCGGCGTCTCATCGCGACGAGCGTCCGGACCTGGACTCACAGTGACGGCCGAACAGGACGACTTCGGTGATGGTGACTGGTCGCTCAAAGCCGGTGCCCTAGTCCGCGGGAACGGCGGTACGGTCTGCATCGACGAACTCGACGACATGGACCCCGACACGCGGTCGTTCCTCCTCGAGCCGATGTCGAAGCAGAAGATCAACGTCGAGATCGCCGGCGAACACGCGACGTTCCGAACGGAGGCGTCAGTGATGGCCGCAGGGAACCCCGAGCATGGCCGGTTCAACCCGTACGAGCCGATCGCCGAACAGTTCGACTTCCGCTCGGATCTGCTCTCTCGGTTCGACCTCATCTTCACCGTCCAGGACGAGCCAGACGCCGACGACGATCTCGAGCTGGCCGATCACATCCTGGACGTTCGTGACGACGCAAAGCGAGATGCCGATAACAACCACGACGAACGCCCAGCCGACGCGGCGGCCGATGACCCGATCGTCGACGCTGACCTGTTCCGCAAGTGGATCGCGCTCGCGAAACAACGACCGAACCCGCCGTTCGAGAGTCCCGAGGTGAAAGCCCAGCTTCGGGATAGCTTCCTCGAGATTCGCCGACTGTACGACGTCAGAGACAACTCACCGATCCCGGTGACGATGCGCGACCTCGAGGCACTGGCTCGGATCGCCGAGGCGGCGGCGAAGTTCGAGCTCTCCGACGTGATCACCGAGCGCCACGCCCGTATCGCGACCGAACTCGCCGGGCGGTCGATGCAGGACGTCGGCAAGAACGAAGATGGCGAGTACGATGCCGACATCGTCGAGGTCGGCCAGTCGAAGAGTCAGAAAGACCGGATCAACTCACTCGCCACCGCGATCAACGATCTCGAGAGCGAGCACTCCTACGATAACGGCGTCCCGCGGGAGACAGTGATCAAGCGCGTCGAAGAGATGGGGGGCAGCTGGAGCAGCGAACGACTACACTCGGACATGGACAAGATGCTCGAGGACGGCGTCGCGATCCAACCGAAGACAGACCACATCCGTTACCTGGGGAGGGCCTGA
- a CDS encoding class I SAM-dependent methyltransferase, with amino-acid sequence MDVPCVRVDREAGETTRRELADADLIADEYEITVEDGSLYIPIVDADAVSTDLEVVDRVAPTRETQTRPADILGYKPSYERLGEAALLDEDDDERAREIADAIVASDLPLETVLNKASKIKGETRVRDWEVLAGEDTEVVHREYGCEFALDLAEVYFSPRLATERHRVAEQVGKRRHSVDDERGNGPQGESEHVFDMFAGVGPFVVPFATRGAECVGVDVNETAIEYLRENALRNGVEDRITAIHDDVREVAPAYEGWADRIVMNLPHSADDFLESAVTIASDDCVIHYYDIQHEDDPFGPGERAIREAADPEYAVCVETQRVVRSYAPHELNVCLDVRLERP; translated from the coding sequence ATGGACGTGCCGTGTGTTCGGGTCGATCGTGAGGCCGGTGAAACGACGCGTCGCGAACTGGCGGACGCGGATCTGATCGCCGACGAGTACGAGATCACCGTCGAGGACGGCTCGCTGTACATCCCCATCGTCGACGCTGACGCCGTTTCCACCGACCTCGAGGTGGTCGACCGAGTAGCCCCCACCCGCGAGACCCAGACGAGGCCGGCCGACATCCTCGGCTACAAACCCTCCTACGAGCGCCTGGGTGAGGCCGCGTTGCTCGACGAAGACGACGACGAGCGCGCCCGCGAGATCGCCGACGCGATCGTCGCGTCGGACCTGCCGCTCGAGACGGTGTTGAACAAGGCCTCGAAGATCAAAGGCGAAACGCGGGTGCGCGACTGGGAGGTCCTTGCCGGCGAGGACACCGAAGTGGTCCACCGCGAGTACGGCTGTGAGTTCGCCCTCGACCTCGCCGAGGTGTACTTCTCGCCGCGGCTGGCGACCGAACGCCATCGCGTTGCCGAGCAGGTGGGGAAGAGACGACACAGCGTCGACGACGAGCGCGGGAACGGCCCGCAAGGTGAATCCGAGCACGTGTTCGACATGTTTGCCGGGGTCGGCCCGTTCGTCGTCCCGTTTGCCACACGCGGAGCCGAGTGCGTCGGCGTCGACGTCAACGAGACCGCGATCGAGTATCTCCGGGAGAACGCACTGAGAAACGGTGTCGAGGACCGAATCACTGCCATCCACGACGACGTTCGCGAGGTCGCACCGGCGTATGAGGGCTGGGCCGACCGCATCGTCATGAACCTCCCACACAGCGCCGACGACTTCCTCGAGTCGGCGGTAACGATCGCCAGCGACGACTGCGTGATCCACTACTACGACATCCAGCACGAAGACGACCCCTTCGGCCCGGGCGAGCGAGCGATTCGCGAGGCTGCCGACCCCGAGTACGCGGTCTGCGTCGAGACCCAGCGTGTCGTTCGATCGTACGCACCCCACGAACTGAACGTCTGTCTCGACGTTCGCCTCGAGCGGCCGTAG
- a CDS encoding Rieske (2Fe-2S) protein — translation MTVRHRLTTVERVRDERSWLFTVRNEYGESTEVLLVPCEGGVEAWVNRCTHQNQRLDTGHGATVRDGEIVCPRHGSTLDSCSGYCDNGAAAGTTLRSVEIDVDNGVVYLTDAAVSYLHDGEITGDEDDDGPSSTSHISF, via the coding sequence ATGACTGTCCGGCATCGACTCACGACCGTCGAGCGAGTCCGTGACGAACGGTCGTGGCTGTTCACCGTCAGAAACGAGTACGGCGAGTCGACGGAGGTGCTGCTCGTCCCCTGCGAAGGCGGTGTCGAGGCATGGGTGAACCGTTGTACGCACCAGAACCAGCGGCTCGATACGGGCCACGGGGCGACGGTCCGAGACGGCGAGATCGTCTGTCCCCGACACGGCTCGACGTTGGATAGCTGTTCGGGCTACTGCGATAACGGTGCGGCCGCGGGGACGACGCTCCGCTCTGTTGAAATCGACGTCGACAACGGCGTCGTCTATCTGACCGACGCCGCAGTGTCGTACCTTCACGACGGCGAGATCACCGGCGACGAGGACGACGACGGACCGTCCTCGACGTCGCACATCTCGTTTTGA
- a CDS encoding YIP1 family protein — translation MVTAVRLLRQLIFSPASFFDERPPAETLPVAIGLVVAFAIALAVAMALIGSILAGTVDATVTMDNPDRPPGQICDHHAGDSDSPIAENCNEPETIERDAGALIQDTVNDYLWLAPVVPVVIWLVAGVALYGAARLAGGSPSFAGTLSLAGWATVPEFVRLTIGIGAIWLVLEDVTVSDLDRLEAVIEAAIAPIEPVLLVASLVTVAWQWHLLTGGLRADADLSRAVAAVAVGVPLGLFTLLGLA, via the coding sequence ATGGTCACCGCCGTTCGCCTCCTCCGACAGCTCATCTTCTCGCCAGCGTCGTTTTTCGACGAGCGGCCGCCGGCCGAAACGCTCCCGGTCGCGATTGGACTAGTCGTCGCGTTCGCCATTGCCCTCGCCGTCGCGATGGCTCTCATCGGATCGATCCTCGCTGGCACGGTCGACGCGACGGTGACGATGGACAATCCCGATCGTCCACCGGGCCAGATCTGCGACCACCATGCGGGCGACTCCGACTCGCCGATCGCCGAGAACTGCAACGAACCCGAAACCATAGAGCGCGATGCGGGCGCCCTGATTCAAGACACCGTGAACGATTACCTCTGGCTCGCGCCGGTCGTCCCGGTCGTGATCTGGCTCGTCGCCGGCGTGGCGCTGTACGGGGCCGCCAGACTCGCCGGCGGGTCGCCCTCGTTCGCCGGGACACTGTCACTGGCCGGCTGGGCGACCGTCCCGGAGTTCGTCCGACTCACGATCGGGATCGGTGCTATCTGGCTCGTCCTCGAAGACGTCACAGTCTCCGACCTGGACCGGCTCGAGGCCGTGATCGAGGCGGCGATAGCACCCATCGAACCCGTCTTGCTGGTCGCATCGCTCGTGACGGTCGCCTGGCAGTGGCACCTGCTGACGGGTGGGCTCCGCGCCGACGCGGACCTCTCTCGAGCGGTGGCTGCAGTCGCCGTCGGCGTCCCGCTCGGACTCTTTACGCTCCTGGGGCTGGCGTGA
- a CDS encoding metal ABC transporter permease produces MTVGTNTSRRQLAALAVGIPLVLLAFASFVIWIFPPLFERFWGTACSATDTWLVCSGFLQRGFTAGVLIGITAPIVGTYLVNRQMALIGEALAHTAFGGVAIGLFVGAAVPRFDYPLLFALVVAAIAALGMQYIAVKTDGYADIPIAIMLTGGFAVGIAVISYGVVFSATVESYLFGDILFVPFENVQLMVALTMLVGLTVALTHKQLLFITFDREAARLARINVWFYDTLLIVLTALVVVAAMQILGAILVAGMLVIPVAAAMQLTTGFNRGLILSVVLGQVAVFGGIILSYYWNVATGAMIILVAIALYIWSVLGKPIW; encoded by the coding sequence ATGACTGTCGGAACGAACACCTCGAGACGACAGCTTGCTGCGCTTGCGGTTGGCATCCCGCTCGTTCTCCTCGCGTTCGCTAGCTTTGTAATCTGGATCTTTCCGCCGCTGTTCGAGCGGTTCTGGGGGACGGCGTGTTCGGCAACCGACACGTGGCTCGTCTGTAGTGGCTTCCTCCAGCGGGGGTTCACCGCGGGCGTTCTCATTGGGATCACTGCGCCGATCGTCGGAACCTATCTCGTTAACCGACAGATGGCGCTGATCGGCGAAGCGCTGGCCCACACGGCATTTGGCGGCGTCGCGATCGGGTTGTTCGTCGGCGCAGCCGTGCCCCGATTCGACTACCCGCTCCTGTTCGCGCTCGTCGTCGCGGCCATCGCCGCACTCGGTATGCAGTACATCGCCGTCAAGACTGACGGCTACGCCGACATCCCGATCGCGATCATGCTCACGGGCGGGTTTGCCGTCGGTATCGCCGTCATCTCCTACGGCGTCGTTTTCAGCGCGACCGTCGAGAGCTACCTGTTTGGAGACATCCTGTTCGTTCCCTTCGAGAACGTCCAGCTCATGGTGGCGCTTACGATGCTTGTCGGCCTGACCGTCGCGCTCACCCACAAACAGCTCCTGTTCATCACCTTCGACCGCGAGGCCGCCCGTCTTGCCCGGATCAACGTGTGGTTCTACGATACGTTGTTGATCGTGTTGACGGCGCTCGTCGTCGTCGCGGCGATGCAGATCCTCGGAGCGATCCTGGTCGCCGGGATGCTCGTTATTCCCGTCGCCGCGGCGATGCAGCTGACGACTGGTTTCAATCGCGGGCTGATCCTCTCCGTCGTGCTCGGACAGGTCGCGGTCTTCGGCGGGATCATCCTCTCGTACTACTGGAACGTCGCAACCGGTGCGATGATCATCCTCGTCGCGATCGCCCTCTACATCTGGTCCGTACTGGGCAAGCCGATCTGGTAG
- a CDS encoding metal ABC transporter ATP-binding protein produces MTHAINVEAVTFAYDDRPVLRDVTMSIDPGEFVGLIGPNGSGKTTLLKIMLGLQTPDDGRVELFGTPARKFTDGTRLGYVSQQSTEAETMMPVTVREVVTMGRYPHAGIHRLSDDDHAIVDESLEKVGISELADRRINRLSGGQRQRTYIARALASEADLLALDEPTVGVDTESVDQFYDLLNELNRDGITIVLIEHDIGVVIDHADTIACLDCELYEHCETAQFLETDALDRAFSSTRGVGTAASAGGD; encoded by the coding sequence ATGACCCATGCAATCAACGTCGAAGCCGTCACCTTCGCATACGATGACCGACCGGTGTTACGGGACGTCACCATGTCGATCGATCCAGGCGAGTTTGTCGGCCTGATCGGACCGAACGGCTCGGGCAAGACGACGCTGCTCAAGATCATGCTCGGCCTACAGACGCCAGACGATGGCCGCGTCGAACTGTTCGGGACGCCCGCGAGGAAATTCACTGACGGGACCCGGCTGGGATACGTCTCACAGCAGTCGACCGAAGCCGAGACGATGATGCCCGTCACCGTCCGAGAGGTCGTGACGATGGGACGGTATCCCCACGCCGGAATCCATCGGCTGAGCGACGACGACCACGCAATCGTCGATGAGTCCCTCGAGAAAGTCGGCATCTCTGAGCTGGCCGACCGGCGGATCAACCGTCTCTCGGGTGGACAGCGACAACGGACGTACATCGCCCGGGCGCTCGCCTCGGAAGCCGACTTGCTGGCGCTCGACGAACCAACCGTCGGTGTCGATACCGAGTCGGTCGATCAGTTCTATGACCTGCTCAACGAACTCAATCGCGACGGCATTACGATCGTCCTCATCGAACACGACATCGGCGTTGTTATCGATCACGCCGATACGATCGCGTGTCTCGACTGTGAGCTATACGAACACTGTGAGACGGCACAGTTCCTCGAGACGGATGCGTTAGACCGCGCGTTCAGTTCGACTCGAGGGGTTGGAACAGCGGCGAGTGCCGGTGGGGACTGA
- a CDS encoding metal ABC transporter substrate-binding protein yields MATERTSESGSRVVSRRGFTALGGSALMAGLAGCFGDDPQDDTEDDPTGDTGGDAEYTIFASMPAVWDFVRQVAGDHMEAIDLVPIGEHGHDWTPEPGMVEELDIAAGFVYLRDFASWQDDAADQLEERDDVVVIEATEGIEFFDSPAEDNDEHFWMDPVECQQGVLNIAEGLAEIDSANADDYEANADAFNDELEALNDDIHDIVDRAELEDIVVATHDSFQWWNRRYDINVHSPVGTSPDDAASAGDVEEIETLIEDIGIEHVCYDVGEPAPLAESLADEVDAEILPLSPVETQIDGSPEVDPTVEMESDWGYVEHFREINLPTLETALRVE; encoded by the coding sequence ATGGCAACCGAGCGAACGAGTGAAAGCGGTTCACGCGTCGTCTCTCGCCGAGGCTTTACGGCACTCGGTGGGAGTGCACTGATGGCTGGATTGGCAGGCTGTTTCGGAGACGACCCGCAGGACGATACTGAAGATGATCCTACCGGTGATACCGGAGGCGACGCGGAGTACACCATCTTCGCGTCGATGCCTGCCGTCTGGGACTTCGTGCGCCAGGTCGCCGGCGACCACATGGAGGCGATCGACCTGGTCCCAATCGGCGAACACGGCCACGACTGGACGCCCGAACCCGGGATGGTCGAGGAACTCGATATCGCAGCTGGCTTCGTCTATCTCCGGGACTTCGCGAGCTGGCAGGACGACGCCGCCGACCAGCTCGAAGAGCGCGACGACGTTGTCGTGATCGAAGCGACTGAAGGGATTGAATTCTTCGACAGCCCCGCAGAGGACAACGACGAGCACTTCTGGATGGATCCTGTCGAGTGCCAACAGGGAGTCCTGAATATCGCCGAGGGTCTCGCCGAAATCGATTCCGCCAACGCCGACGACTACGAGGCAAACGCCGACGCGTTCAACGACGAACTCGAGGCGCTCAACGACGATATCCACGACATCGTCGACCGGGCGGAACTCGAGGATATCGTCGTTGCTACGCACGATTCGTTCCAGTGGTGGAATCGTCGATACGACATCAACGTCCATTCCCCGGTCGGGACCTCGCCCGACGACGCCGCTTCAGCGGGTGATGTCGAAGAGATCGAGACGCTAATCGAAGACATCGGGATCGAACACGTTTGTTACGATGTCGGCGAACCCGCCCCGCTCGCGGAGTCACTTGCGGACGAGGTGGACGCCGAGATCCTCCCGTTGTCGCCGGTCGAGACTCAGATAGACGGCAGTCCGGAGGTCGATCCGACCGTCGAGATGGAGTCCGACTGGGGGTACGTCGAGCACTTCCGAGAGATCAACCTCCCGACGCTCGAAACGGCGCTTCGGGTGGAGTGA